The Mycoplasmopsis caviae sequence TAGCGTTTTGAAATTCTTCATTTTGGTTGCCATTTAAATCTTAATTTTGTTCTAAATTCTTCTTCTTTTTTATTAGCGTTAATTGTTCTATTATTGTAATACTCATACAAAGGGTGTTCTTTATTTACTAGTTTATCATTCATATTTGATCTCCTTATTGCTAAAATCAATGGTCAAATTATATATTAAATTTGACTGTGTGCAAATGATTTATTTACCTATAAAACAGACTTATATATAAAATATATAAAAGCAATTAGATTTATGAAAATTGTGTTTCATAATGGAGTTACTAAATATAAGATATGTTTAAAATCTTCGCTAACAAAAATCAATAAAATTATTTTTGATAATTACAAAAGTTAGTTGTATTCGCTAAATTCTTTTTAGTTAATATTGTTTTAACAAAAATCGTGATTAAAACTTAATTTCAGTACCGCAATAATTTTTGTAACTTATTTTAAATCTTTCCTTTCATCTATTAGCAATTTCAACTCCTTTATACATTTTCTCAGTTTCATATATCGCATTTAGAAATTGTTCCTTGTTTGCAAAAGGAACTTGAGCATTGTTTTTGAACCTACTATTAGGCCTTATATTATAGATTGTATTTCTTTTAACTTGGACCTTTAATGGGTATCTATTTCCTGAACCTGCTATTTCTCAAATTTTCATCAGTCAAGCATTATTAATAGTTATTGTTCCCCTTTTATCCATTTGATAAGAAAAAATAATATAATCAGCATTTAATCTATAAGGCTCAGAAACAATTGAATTTATAAAGGATTCATAATTTGCAATATCAAATGATGGAGCAATAGTACAGTTAAATGTTTTGATTTCTAACATATTATTTTGTTTATCATTCATGCTCAAATAGAAGTCTGGAAATTCCTGCGTGGTTTTTGGCATATCAAAATAAATATTCTTATTCATTAGTCAAACCTTTAATCAATTTTGTATACTTATGCCAACAATATCCAGCGAATCAATTATTGCTTTTATTCCTGATAATTCAAATACTATTTTCCCTTTTTTATGCAATATGTCTGCTTTTAACATATTAAATATGTCTATTACACTTCTTTCCATTTTATTATTCATATTTCACTCTCCAGAATAAACCTTTTCAAAATTATTCTGTAATAAGAAAAACTGGAAAAAATATAGGATAATAAATAAAAAAACAATGTGTTACATAAATCACACATTTTGCTTAAATTATTCCAAACACTTTAATAATCTTTTAGATAGTTCATAAATAACAGGAACCACAACCGTGTTTCCTAGTAAATCAAAAGATTTTTTTAGCCCACTTATATTATCCTCAAACATATCCAATTTATATCATTCTGGGTAACCAAATAATTTTAAACACTCATCTATTGTTAGATGTCTAATTCCATCATTATCAACTACACCAAGTTTAATAACATCTGTTGCAACTAGAGTTGGTGCTACTGAATTAGAATCCAATATCTTTGTAAATTCATAACTCAGTTTTCCACTAACTATGTTATATCCTTTTGGCTTACTTTCATCATATATTCATTGTGCAACATTAGAATTGTTAATTTGAACATAAATCTTCTTTTTAGGATGTTCATGAACTAAATAATTTTTATTGACCATATCATCTAACATATGTTTAAGTTTATTTGAATCATGAAAAGTTGAAATTTGTTCTATATTTAATGGCATTCCATCCATTCAGTCAATATTTAATTCTTTGGCTCAGTGTTTTTTTCTCCTTTGTCTAAATAACTTTTCTATTAAAATAACTTGTTCATCGCTTAAATTACCTTTTAGACCAATCGTCCAACTGTGAATATTATTTTTACCACCACGCTTGTCTTTTATTGCTTTGCCATTCAATTCACTAGCTTTAAAATTTGATAAAAGACAGCGAGTAAAATGACTATCCACACACTTTAAACCCTTGGTTAGAATATCCTTAAGTTTTTTGCTTTTAATTTCAAAATTATCCATATCAACATACTTGTTTAAGGTGCCTAAAATATAAATTCTTTTTCTGCTTTGAGCAACCCCAAAATCCTGAGAATCCAAAACTTTTCAATTAACAAAATAACCTAAACTTTTAAGTTTTTGCAAAATTACACTAAATGTTCTGCCTATTTTGTCATTCTTATTTACTTTGTCATGAACTACTAAATTTTCAACATTTTCCAACAAAAATCCATAAGGTTTTTTGCTTTTTAGAATTTTTTCAATTTCAAAAAATAATGTTCCTCTTGTATCTAAAAATCCAAGGCCTTTGCCAGCTGAACTGAATGATTGACAAGGAAAACCAGCTAACAAAAAGTCAAAGTCTTCCATATGGTTGGCATTTACTTTTGTAATATTGCCTACTAAATTATTATGGCTAAAATTTCTCTTCAAAACTTTTAAAGCACTATCCTTAATTTCAGAGGTTAATATACATTGAGTTCTGAAACCTAATTCTTTTGCTGCTTGTTCAAAACCTAATCTAATTCCACCCATACCTGAAAAAAGATCAATAAATTTAATAACTTTATTTGACATTACATTTCTCCCATAAATAGATTCTAGTAACTTGCAATTGGAAAATAATTTATAAAAACTTCTTTATTAATTATAACAATTCACTTTAAAATACAATAGACAGGTAAGAAAAAACATTTTTTGCTTTTGACGGTTTGTTAAAAAAGTTTGATATTTCTTCATAATTAAAATTATTTTTACAATTATTATTTTTGCTAATAAACTTCACAAAAAATTTTTTTAAAAAAATAAAAATTTTTCTTGTCTTTTTAAAAATCCATGATAAAATAATATCAGTGGTTATAGCGAAGGGGACCCACCTGATTCCATTCCGAACTCAGTAGTTAAGCCCTTTAG is a genomic window containing:
- a CDS encoding NgoBV family restriction endonuclease, with the translated sequence MNNKMERSVIDIFNMLKADILHKKGKIVFELSGIKAIIDSLDIVGISIQNWLKVWLMNKNIYFDMPKTTQEFPDFYLSMNDKQNNMLEIKTFNCTIAPSFDIANYESFINSIVSEPYRLNADYIIFSYQMDKRGTITINNAWLMKIWEIAGSGNRYPLKVQVKRNTIYNIRPNSRFKNNAQVPFANKEQFLNAIYETEKMYKGVEIANRWKERFKISYKNYCGTEIKF
- the dcm gene encoding DNA (cytosine-5-)-methyltransferase, encoding MSNKVIKFIDLFSGMGGIRLGFEQAAKELGFRTQCILTSEIKDSALKVLKRNFSHNNLVGNITKVNANHMEDFDFLLAGFPCQSFSSAGKGLGFLDTRGTLFFEIEKILKSKKPYGFLLENVENLVVHDKVNKNDKIGRTFSVILQKLKSLGYFVNWKVLDSQDFGVAQSRKRIYILGTLNKYVDMDNFEIKSKKLKDILTKGLKCVDSHFTRCLLSNFKASELNGKAIKDKRGGKNNIHSWTIGLKGNLSDEQVILIEKLFRQRRKKHWAKELNIDWMDGMPLNIEQISTFHDSNKLKHMLDDMVNKNYLVHEHPKKKIYVQINNSNVAQWIYDESKPKGYNIVSGKLSYEFTKILDSNSVAPTLVATDVIKLGVVDNDGIRHLTIDECLKLFGYPEWYKLDMFEDNISGLKKSFDLLGNTVVVPVIYELSKRLLKCLE